A single genomic interval of Methylobacterium bullatum harbors:
- the purL_1 gene encoding Phosphoribosylformylglycinamidine synthase subunit PurL, whose translation MFRNDVPITPELVRQHGLTPDEYERFRGLIGRDPTLTELGIVSAMWNEHCSYKSSRKHLRGLPTSAPWVIQGPGENAGIIDIGDGLACVFKMESHNHPSFIEPYQGAATGVGGILRDVFTMGARPIAALNALRFGSPDHPRTRHLVSGVVAGIGGYGNSFGVPTVGGAVGFHPRYDGNILVNAMAVGLARTDAIFYAAATGVGNPIVYLGSKTGRDGIHGASMASAEFDDASESKRPTVQVGDPFAEKLLLEACLELMATGAVIAIQDMGAAGLTCSAVEMGAKGDLGVELHIEKVPAREENMSAYEMMLSESQERMLMVLKPGMETEAEAIFVKWGLDFAIIGHTTDTLRFVVKHDGVTMADLPIKELGDEAPLYDRPHIANTHQPVIAAADVPAPIGNAEALVKLIGSPDLSSKRWVYEQYDHFIGGNTVQKPGGDAAIVRVEDGPKGLALTADVTPRYCEADPVQGGRQAVAEAWRNITAVGGKPLAITDNLNFGNPEKPEVMGQLVGCLKGIGEACLALDFPVVSGNVSLYNETNGVGILPTPTIGGVGLLDDVTKHATISLKRDGDMLVLVGATEGWLGQSVYLSVVSGREDGAPPPVDLAVERRNGDFVRSLIVSGLVDTVHDLSDGGLAVALAEMAIAGDFGATLPEAPAGLPAHAYLFGEDQARYLLSVDPENVPDLLYSANAQGIPAAVVGLTGGQDLTLPAGETISVSDLREAHEGWLPTYMATRPATV comes from the coding sequence CGCCATGGGTGATCCAGGGACCCGGCGAGAATGCCGGTATCATCGATATCGGTGATGGACTGGCCTGCGTCTTCAAGATGGAGAGCCACAACCACCCGAGTTTCATCGAGCCCTATCAGGGCGCAGCGACCGGCGTCGGCGGCATCCTGCGTGACGTGTTCACCATGGGTGCCCGGCCTATCGCGGCCCTGAACGCCCTGCGCTTCGGCTCGCCGGACCATCCCCGCACGCGCCATCTCGTCTCCGGCGTGGTGGCTGGCATCGGCGGCTACGGCAATTCCTTCGGCGTCCCCACCGTGGGCGGCGCCGTCGGCTTCCACCCGCGTTATGACGGCAACATCCTTGTCAACGCCATGGCGGTGGGCCTCGCCCGCACCGACGCGATCTTCTACGCGGCGGCCACGGGCGTCGGGAACCCAATCGTCTATCTCGGCTCTAAGACCGGCCGCGACGGCATCCACGGCGCCAGCATGGCCTCGGCCGAGTTCGACGACGCTTCCGAATCGAAGCGCCCCACGGTGCAGGTCGGCGACCCCTTCGCTGAAAAGCTGCTGCTCGAAGCCTGCCTCGAACTGATGGCGACAGGTGCCGTCATCGCGATCCAGGACATGGGGGCGGCTGGCCTCACCTGCTCGGCCGTCGAGATGGGCGCCAAGGGCGATCTCGGCGTGGAGCTCCACATCGAGAAGGTGCCGGCCCGCGAAGAGAATATGAGTGCTTACGAGATGATGCTCTCGGAGAGCCAGGAGCGGATGCTCATGGTGCTCAAGCCCGGCATGGAAACGGAAGCCGAGGCCATTTTCGTGAAATGGGGCCTCGATTTCGCGATCATTGGGCACACCACCGACACTCTGCGCTTCGTCGTCAAGCATGACGGCGTCACCATGGCCGACCTGCCGATCAAGGAACTCGGCGACGAAGCCCCGCTCTACGACCGGCCGCATATCGCCAACACGCACCAGCCGGTTATCGCGGCCGCCGACGTCCCTGCACCGATCGGCAATGCCGAGGCACTAGTGAAGCTAATCGGCTCCCCCGACCTCTCGTCGAAACGCTGGGTCTACGAGCAATACGACCACTTCATCGGTGGCAACACCGTGCAGAAGCCCGGTGGCGACGCCGCCATCGTGCGCGTCGAGGACGGACCCAAGGGGCTAGCACTGACCGCAGACGTAACTCCGCGCTATTGCGAAGCGGACCCGGTGCAAGGCGGCCGGCAGGCTGTCGCGGAAGCCTGGCGCAACATCACGGCGGTGGGCGGCAAGCCCCTCGCCATCACCGACAACCTGAATTTCGGCAACCCGGAGAAGCCGGAAGTGATGGGGCAACTCGTCGGCTGCCTCAAGGGCATCGGCGAGGCCTGCCTCGCCCTCGACTTCCCCGTCGTCTCCGGCAACGTCTCGCTCTACAACGAGACTAACGGCGTCGGCATCCTGCCGACCCCAACGATCGGTGGCGTCGGCCTTCTCGACGATGTCACGAAACACGCCACCATTTCCTTGAAGCGTGACGGCGATATGCTCGTCCTCGTGGGCGCCACGGAAGGCTGGCTCGGCCAGTCGGTCTATCTCTCGGTGGTCTCGGGCCGCGAAGACGGTGCGCCGCCGCCGGTCGACCTCGCGGTCGAACGACGCAACGGCGATTTCGTCCGCAGCCTCATCGTCTCGGGCCTCGTCGACACGGTGCACGACCTGTCAGATGGCGGCCTCGCCGTGGCCTTGGCCGAAATGGCCATTGCCGGCGACTTCGGTGCGACGCTACCGGAAGCGCCAGCGGGTCTTCCCGCACATGCCTATCTCTTCGGGGAGGATCAGGCCCGCTACCTCCTCAGCGTCGATCCCGAAAACGTGCCGGACCTTCTCTACAGCGCGAACGCGCAAGGCATCCCGGCGGCCGTCGTCGGCCTCACCGGGGGGCAGGATTTGACCTTGCCCGCGGGCGAAACCATATCCGTCTCGGACCTCCGCGAGGCGCATGAAGGCTGGCTGCCGACCTACATGGCTACCCGGCCTGCCACGGTTTGA
- the flgI gene encoding Flagellar P-ring protein codes for MPIATARPYQSALLACVAAMLALVFCLSGHAFALSRVKDLASIEGVRQNQLVGYGIVVGLNGTGDTLNNIPFTRQSLQAMLERLGVNTRGATMRTQNLAAVMVTASLPPFATQGNRIDITVSSLGDAKSLQGGTLLVTPLLGADGEVYALAQGSVAIAGFSAEGDAAKITRGVPTNGRVPNGAMIERETAFKMNDMRSLRLSLRNPDFTTSKRIAAAINDFMGADTAEPTDPATVTLQIPAKYNGNMIRLVTEIEQLKIEPDQTARVVVDERSGIIVMGRDVRVSTVAIAQGNLTVTITEQPQVSQPAPLSNGTTTVVPRTGVKVDTGEANKLAMVKEGVTLRELVDGLNALGVGPRDLISILQAIKAAGALQADIEVM; via the coding sequence ATGCCAATTGCCACCGCCCGGCCCTACCAATCGGCACTCCTCGCCTGCGTCGCGGCAATGCTGGCGCTGGTCTTCTGCTTGAGCGGCCACGCTTTCGCCCTGTCGCGGGTGAAGGATCTCGCGAGCATCGAAGGCGTGCGGCAGAACCAGCTGGTGGGCTACGGTATCGTCGTCGGCCTCAATGGCACCGGCGATACCCTCAACAACATCCCCTTCACCCGGCAGTCCCTCCAGGCGATGCTCGAGCGACTCGGGGTCAACACAAGGGGGGCCACCATGCGCACCCAGAACCTCGCGGCCGTGATGGTGACGGCGAGCCTGCCGCCCTTCGCGACACAGGGAAACCGGATCGACATCACGGTTTCGTCCCTGGGCGACGCCAAATCCCTCCAGGGCGGCACCCTGCTGGTGACGCCGCTCCTCGGCGCCGATGGCGAGGTCTATGCCCTGGCGCAGGGATCGGTCGCCATTGCGGGCTTCTCGGCCGAGGGCGATGCCGCCAAGATCACGCGCGGAGTGCCTACCAACGGGCGCGTGCCCAACGGGGCGATGATCGAGCGGGAGACGGCGTTCAAGATGAACGACATGCGCTCCCTGCGCCTGTCTTTGCGCAACCCGGACTTCACCACCTCGAAGCGGATCGCCGCAGCGATCAACGACTTCATGGGTGCCGACACCGCCGAGCCCACCGACCCGGCCACCGTCACCCTGCAGATCCCGGCGAAATACAACGGCAACATGATCCGCCTCGTCACCGAGATCGAGCAGCTGAAGATCGAGCCCGATCAGACGGCGCGGGTCGTCGTCGACGAGCGCTCAGGGATCATCGTCATGGGCCGCGACGTGCGCGTATCCACCGTCGCCATTGCTCAGGGGAATCTGACCGTAACCATCACCGAGCAACCGCAAGTCAGCCAGCCTGCGCCGCTCTCCAACGGCACGACCACGGTGGTGCCGCGCACTGGCGTCAAGGTCGACACCGGCGAGGCCAACAAGCTCGCCATGGTGAAGGAAGGTGTGACGCTGCGTGAGTTGGTGGATGGCCTGAACGCACTGGGGGTCGGCCCACGCGACCTGATCTCGATCCTCCAGGCCATAAAAGCCGCCGGCGCCCTCCAAGCCGATATCGAGGTGATGTGA
- the fliX gene encoding Flagellar assembly protein FliX yields MRVDNRLVSHASASASPALRKTDASPSFLLGRDTGAATSSATTAPTSSLAGLDAILTLQGQGEQPGERRRRFAKRGHDLLDGLDRLKASLVMGRVSTRELQAIASRLSERAESSGDPRLDGLIADIELRAAVELAKLSAAQAT; encoded by the coding sequence ATGCGCGTCGACAACCGCCTCGTCTCCCACGCCTCGGCCTCTGCCTCCCCCGCGCTACGCAAGACGGATGCGTCCCCATCCTTTCTCCTGGGTAGAGACACGGGCGCGGCCACCTCTTCGGCCACAACCGCCCCGACCTCCTCCCTGGCGGGGCTCGACGCGATCCTGACCCTGCAGGGTCAGGGCGAGCAGCCCGGCGAGCGCCGCCGTCGCTTCGCCAAGCGTGGCCACGACCTTCTCGACGGCCTCGACCGGCTGAAGGCTTCCCTGGTGATGGGAAGGGTTTCGACGCGTGAACTCCAAGCCATCGCGAGCCGACTTTCGGAGCGTGCCGAGTCCAGCGGCGATCCGCGGCTCGACGGGCTCATCGCCGATATCGAGCTGCGCGCAGCGGTGGAACTCGCCAAGCTGTCGGCCGCTCAGGCCACCTGA
- the grxD gene encoding Glutaredoxin-4 codes for MTDVNAAIKTEIDSQDVVVFMKGTPQFPMCGFSGQVVQILNYLEVAFKGVNVLDDLAIRDGIKAFSNWPTIPQIYVKGEFVGGCDITREMFQSGELQQFLTEKGVAVKAAAVA; via the coding sequence ATGACCGACGTCAACGCCGCCATCAAGACCGAGATCGATTCCCAGGACGTCGTCGTGTTCATGAAGGGCACGCCACAGTTTCCGATGTGCGGCTTTTCCGGCCAGGTCGTGCAGATCCTCAATTACCTCGAAGTGGCGTTCAAGGGCGTGAACGTTCTCGACGACTTGGCGATTCGCGACGGGATCAAGGCCTTTTCGAACTGGCCCACCATTCCGCAGATCTACGTCAAGGGTGAGTTCGTGGGTGGTTGCGACATCACCCGCGAGATGTTCCAGTCGGGAGAGTTGCAGCAGTTCCTTACCGAGAAGGGTGTTGCGGTGAAGGCGGCTGCAGTCGCCTGA